A window from Ostrinia nubilalis chromosome 13, ilOstNubi1.1, whole genome shotgun sequence encodes these proteins:
- the LOC135077436 gene encoding transcription factor 23 isoform X1 — MPRKRVNKSPPVEKRSDDADDDDFFFDDTQSNSGRNSQEPQHRNAANARERARMRVLSKAFCRLKTTLPWVPADTKLSKLDTLRLAASYIAHLRALLHEPRSAHTPPHPLSLAWPFAFQHGGSLSCSISQRWNINSQSNESTNSRAATERNDAQNSCHDNYNQEYSENDYEDRCYDETTNETANAPMQYCEYGYKDSYYEMRSYSSENLMNNV, encoded by the exons ATGCCTAGGAAACGAGTTAATAAATCGCCGCCGGTGGAAAAGCGCTCGGACGACGCCGACGACGATGACTTTTTTTTCGATGATACGCAGTCCAATTCag GTCGAAATTCGCAAGAACCTCAACACAGAAACGCAGCCAACGCACGCGAACGGGCCAGGATGAGAGTTCTCTCAAAAGCATTTTGCAG gctGAAGACGACTCTCCCGTGGGTGCCGGCAGACACCAAGCTGTCCAAGTTAGACACCCTACGACTGGCTGCGTCCTACATCGCGCACCTTCGCGCCTTGCTGCACGAGCCGAGATCTGCGCACACGCCACCGCACCCACTTAGTTTG GCATGGCCGTTTGCGTTCCAACATGGCGGGTCGCTCAGCTGTTCCATATCTCAGCGATGGAATATTAACTCCCAAAGCAACGAGTCAACCAACTCCCGCGCAGCTACCGAAAGGAACGATGCGCAGAACAGTTGCCATGACAACTACAACCAGGAATACTCTGAAAACGACTATGAGGATCGGTGCTACGATGAGACAACGAACGAAACAGCCAACGCGCCTATGCAGTACTGCGAATACGGATACAAAGATAGTTATTACGAAATGAGGTCGTATTCTTCTGAAAACTTAATGAataatgtatga
- the LOC135077436 gene encoding transcription factor 23 isoform X2 yields MPRKRVNKSPPVEKRSDDADDDDFFFDDTQSNSGRNSQEPQHRNAANARERARMRVLSKAFCRLKTTLPWVPADTKLSKLDTLRLAASYIAHLRALLHEPRSAHTPPHPLSLAWPFAFQHGGSLSCSISQRWNINSQSNESTNSRAATERNDAQNSCHDNYNQEYSENDYEDRCYDETTNETANAPMQYCEYGYKDSYYEMRSYSSENLMNNV; encoded by the exons ATGCCTAGGAAACGAGTTAATAAATCGCCGCCGGTGGAAAAGCGCTCGGACGACGCCGACGACGATGACTTTTTTTTCGATGATACGCAGTCCAATTCag GTCGAAATTCGCAAGAACCTCAACACAGAAACGCAGCCAACGCACGCGAACGGGCCAGGATGAGAGTTCTCTCAAAAGCATTTTGCAG GCTAAAGACGACTCTCCCGTGGGTGCCAGCAGACACCAAGCTGTCCAAGTTAGACACCCTACGACTGGCCGCGTCCTATATCGCGCATCTACGCGCCTTGCTGCACGAGCCGAGATCCGCGCACACGCCACCGCACCCGCTTAGTTTG GCATGGCCGTTTGCGTTCCAACATGGCGGGTCGCTCAGCTGTTCCATATCTCAGCGATGGAATATTAACTCCCAAAGCAACGAGTCAACCAACTCCCGCGCAGCTACCGAAAGGAACGATGCGCAGAACAGTTGCCATGACAACTACAACCAGGAATACTCTGAAAACGACTATGAGGATCGGTGCTACGATGAGACAACGAACGAAACAGCCAACGCGCCTATGCAGTACTGCGAATACGGATACAAAGATAGTTATTACGAAATGAGGTCGTATTCTTCTGAAAACTTAATGAataatgtatga